One window of Campylobacter sp. RM12651 genomic DNA carries:
- a CDS encoding glutathionylspermidine synthase family protein, producing MKFLNIQKLSTEKLENMGFTWHTNEDKKSYVDDKLIIISEDEANNYYNACNELYDMFINAGSYVIDNNLLDKLGIPFNLHEVVKLSWENEVHWHLYGRFDLAGGLDNLPIKLLEFNANTPTALFETAILQFEQLRLNNLDESNQFNHTYEAIVDNFKRLSTLDEDVSNFDEVYEGWKILFTSVKNTEEELTTRLLMQMAKDAGYECEFAYVEDIEFSEDGVFLADENYEFCFMLIPWEIIAIEESELAHLLTKIIKNQKAIILNPAYTLLFQSKAILEILWQLYPNHKYLLKTSFLPLENAKQVKKPFFGREGANVTILDKNGEIITKNNGDYENNGFIYQEFAELNEYNGEFYQAGVFFAYEACGLGFRKGGTIIDNYAQFVGHIIK from the coding sequence ATGAAATTTTTAAATATTCAAAAACTAAGCACTGAAAAGCTAGAAAATATGGGTTTTACTTGGCATACAAATGAAGATAAAAAATCATATGTAGATGATAAATTAATAATAATTAGCGAAGATGAAGCAAATAATTATTATAACGCTTGTAATGAGCTATATGATATGTTTATAAACGCAGGTTCTTATGTAATTGATAATAATCTTTTAGATAAACTTGGCATTCCTTTTAATTTACACGAAGTTGTGAAATTATCTTGGGAAAATGAAGTTCATTGGCATTTATATGGGCGTTTTGATTTAGCTGGTGGGCTTGATAATTTACCTATTAAATTGCTTGAGTTTAATGCAAATACTCCAACGGCACTTTTTGAAACGGCGATTTTACAATTTGAGCAATTAAGACTAAATAACTTAGATGAAAGCAATCAATTCAATCACACTTACGAAGCAATCGTTGATAATTTTAAACGCTTATCAACTTTAGATGAAGATGTAAGTAATTTTGATGAAGTATATGAAGGCTGGAAAATACTTTTTACAAGTGTAAAAAATACTGAAGAAGAGCTAACTACAAGATTACTTATGCAAATGGCAAAAGACGCTGGATATGAATGCGAGTTTGCTTATGTTGAAGATATTGAATTTAGCGAAGATGGAGTGTTTTTAGCTGATGAGAATTATGAGTTTTGCTTTATGCTAATTCCTTGGGAAATAATAGCTATTGAAGAAAGCGAATTAGCACATTTACTAACAAAAATAATCAAAAACCAAAAAGCAATTATCCTAAATCCTGCTTATACATTATTATTTCAAAGCAAGGCTATTTTAGAGATTTTATGGCAGCTTTATCCAAATCATAAATATTTATTAAAAACTAGCTTTTTACCACTTGAAAACGCTAAACAAGTTAAAAAGCCGTTTTTTGGTCGTGAAGGTGCAAATGTTACGATTTTGGACAAAAATGGCGAAATAATTACAAAAAATAATGGAGATTATGAAAATAACGGATTTATTTATCAAGAATTTGCAGAACTTAACGAATATAATGGCGAGTTCTATCAAGCTGGGGTATTTTTTGCCTACGAAGCGTGCGGACTTGGATTTAGAAAAGGTGGAACTATTATAGATAATTACGCACAATTCGTAGGACACATTATTAAATAA
- a CDS encoding iron-containing alcohol dehydrogenase — MQEILSLTSFVVDFDIKKNLKQELQNYKNILVIAGVTAFAKFKDKLEYSISGNYHLTHTKECSFNDINKIINECKGLEFDLVLAIGGGKVLDTSKYIANAFNLKIITIPTIAATCAAVSALSVIYEDEKFKELALFKEPPFKCFIDLETIKNAPKRYLIAGIGDTMAKFYEFDLQLKYAKANNIGVNYSNSFGKICSNLCVDLNYEYAKSLNDDLSFKNVVMSIIVNTGYVSRSINIEYNGAFAHATCYAISYIKEIEKNFLHGELVAFGILVQLLIEKKYDEYEKLLKFYKEINLPTKISDFIKEDEFLKHIDKIASLVLASSDVINLINRGFITNLDEIKNALIYKKEKE, encoded by the coding sequence ATGCAAGAAATTCTAAGTCTTACTTCATTTGTAGTTGATTTTGATATTAAAAAGAATTTAAAACAAGAATTACAAAATTATAAAAATATTTTAGTTATTGCTGGAGTTACGGCATTTGCGAAATTTAAAGATAAATTAGAATACTCAATTAGTGGCAATTATCATCTAACACATACTAAAGAATGCTCGTTTAATGATATTAATAAAATTATAAATGAATGCAAAGGCTTAGAATTTGATTTAGTCTTAGCAATTGGTGGTGGTAAGGTTTTAGATACTTCAAAATACATAGCAAATGCTTTTAATCTAAAAATAATTACTATACCAACAATCGCTGCAACTTGTGCTGCTGTATCTGCTCTATCTGTTATTTATGAAGATGAAAAGTTTAAAGAATTAGCGCTTTTTAAAGAACCGCCTTTTAAATGTTTTATAGATTTAGAAACTATTAAAAACGCTCCTAAAAGGTATTTAATAGCAGGTATTGGCGATACGATGGCGAAATTTTACGAATTTGATTTGCAATTAAAATATGCAAAAGCTAATAATATAGGCGTAAATTACTCAAATTCTTTTGGCAAAATTTGTAGTAATTTGTGCGTAGATTTAAACTATGAATATGCAAAATCTTTAAATGATGATTTGAGTTTTAAAAATGTCGTAATGTCAATAATAGTAAATACTGGCTATGTTTCACGCTCAATTAATATTGAATATAATGGAGCTTTTGCTCACGCAACTTGCTATGCGATAAGTTATATTAAAGAAATAGAAAAAAACTTCTTGCACGGAGAATTAGTAGCATTTGGTATTTTAGTCCAATTACTAATTGAGAAAAAATATGATGAATATGAAAAATTGCTTAAGTTTTACAAAGAAATCAATTTACCTACTAAAATAAGTGATTTTATAAAAGAAGATGAGTTTTTAAAACATATTGACAAAATAGCTAGTTTAGTCCTTGCATCTAGCGATGTTATTAATCTAATTAATCGTGGTTTTATAACAAATCTTGATGAGATAAAAAATGCTTTAATTTATAAAAAGGAGAAAGAATGA